Proteins encoded in a region of the Apilactobacillus apisilvae genome:
- a CDS encoding Lreu_0056 family protein, which produces MLKNKKSIIFLLIAMLFIPMTLTVMNSQDASANTTYNRYQLNDKKLGIMMTFKYLYSPKMVKEYSKMGVMAYDNSKHTTMLKGYSYVTGQGDPTSFIYYKHNGNTAYYKYWYVGPKQDVAHGHFIKQRHVSIKYLVNKYYHTKSQRNTVNYYASKLKNDNY; this is translated from the coding sequence ATGTTGAAAAATAAAAAATCAATCATTTTCTTATTAATTGCAATGTTGTTTATTCCAATGACACTAACTGTAATGAATAGCCAAGATGCAAGTGCTAATACCACATATAATCGTTATCAATTAAACGATAAAAAGTTAGGTATTATGATGACTTTTAAATATTTGTATTCACCTAAAATGGTTAAAGAATATTCCAAAATGGGTGTAATGGCATATGATAATAGTAAGCATACCACTATGCTTAAAGGTTACTCATATGTGACTGGTCAAGGTGATCCTACTAGCTTTATCTACTATAAACATAATGGGAATACCGCTTATTATAAATATTGGTACGTCGGACCTAAGCAAGATGTTGCGCATGGCCATTTCATCAAGCAACGTCATGTTTCAATTAAATATTTAGTAAATAAGTATTATCATACTAAATCACAAAGAAATACTGTTAACTACTATGCAAGTAAACTAAAAAATGATAATTATTAA
- a CDS encoding FAD-dependent oxidoreductase encodes MKVIVLGSSHGGYEAVRQILLDKPDTEIQWYEKGDFISFLSCGMQLYLEGVVKHVNDVSYAKPDQMHKEGVDVFVQQEINSIDPANHSVHVLNHNDGSERDEHYDKLIISPGANPATLGVKGEDLQNIYKMRGRDWAIKLKEKTVDHNVKNVAVIGSGYIGIEAAEVFAKAGMHVSIVEHNERLLGAYLDKEFTDTLTNVMKDHNVDFYGNQGVTEYRGEDGKVNTVVTAKGNEIPADLVIEAAGIRPNTEWLNDVIDLDDHGFIKNNEYMQTSEPDIYAIGDATLVPFAPTGEKAVIALATNARREGRTAAMNALGQEHKMVPVSGSSALSVFDYKFASTGIKEGTASRFDVKTQSTTVTDTFRPAFVPDDAGNAKVLFKLTYNPDTHEILGGQVMSKQDATQNMNTISLAIQAHMKVEDLAYADFFFQPGFDRPWNIMNVAAQQALKDLK; translated from the coding sequence ATGAAAGTTATTGTTTTAGGTTCCTCACATGGTGGTTATGAAGCGGTACGTCAAATTTTATTGGATAAACCAGATACTGAAATTCAATGGTATGAAAAAGGTGATTTCATTTCTTTTCTATCTTGTGGGATGCAATTATATCTTGAAGGAGTAGTTAAACACGTTAATGATGTTAGCTATGCGAAGCCAGATCAAATGCATAAAGAAGGCGTTGATGTTTTTGTACAACAAGAAATTAATTCAATTGATCCTGCAAATCACTCTGTTCATGTCTTAAATCACAATGATGGTTCTGAACGTGATGAACATTATGACAAGTTAATTATTAGTCCCGGTGCTAATCCAGCAACTCTTGGTGTTAAGGGTGAAGACTTACAAAACATTTATAAAATGCGTGGTCGTGACTGGGCAATTAAATTAAAAGAAAAAACTGTTGATCATAATGTAAAAAATGTCGCAGTTATTGGTTCAGGTTATATTGGGATTGAAGCTGCAGAAGTATTTGCTAAAGCAGGAATGCACGTTTCAATTGTTGAACATAACGAACGCTTATTGGGTGCATATTTAGATAAAGAATTTACTGATACTTTAACCAATGTCATGAAAGACCATAATGTCGACTTTTATGGAAACCAAGGTGTTACAGAATATCGTGGTGAAGATGGTAAAGTTAATACAGTTGTCACTGCGAAAGGCAATGAAATTCCAGCTGATTTAGTGATTGAAGCTGCTGGGATTCGTCCTAATACAGAATGGCTAAATGACGTAATTGATTTAGATGACCATGGTTTCATCAAAAATAATGAATATATGCAAACCAGCGAACCTGATATTTATGCAATTGGAGATGCAACTCTAGTTCCATTTGCCCCAACTGGTGAAAAAGCAGTTATTGCGTTAGCAACTAACGCTCGTCGTGAAGGTCGTACAGCTGCAATGAATGCACTAGGTCAAGAACATAAGATGGTTCCAGTTTCTGGATCCAGCGCATTATCTGTCTTTGATTACAAGTTTGCTTCTACTGGAATTAAAGAAGGCACTGCATCACGTTTTGATGTTAAAACACAATCAACAACAGTAACTGATACTTTTAGACCTGCATTTGTCCCAGACGATGCTGGTAATGCGAAAGTATTATTCAAATTAACTTATAACCCTGATACTCATGAAATCTTGGGTGGTCAAGTCATGTCTAAACAAGATGCTACTCAAAACATGAATACTATTTCATTGGCAATTCAAGCTCACATGAAAGTTGAAGACCTAGCTTATGCTGATTTCTTCTTCCAACCAGGCTTTGATCGTCCATGGAATATTATGAATGTGGCTGCCCAACAAGCATTAAAAGATTTAAAATAA
- a CDS encoding replication initiator protein A: MKQFIKFDIDLRNDDRLNNDTRLAYAYLYDRMQSSIKRREFFDKKVNAYYVIYTVEEMIKDLGVGRNTVINVYKKLAKLGYVIKKKVFNGATRFFLPHFHDDSADSKPTQVDSSNSNQTNSKQITSKTAVTAEANIHHQNKPVNISEFDLMQNVVDGLKAKAAFEPDLINTLVKYSENAHCLYQYAQLIFKTKKASLKRAIKHGYSEARKALHFETNCYMQSNLVKTMRNLIIQTRTNHKIHNKSAYIAQALYKFFDDVVLDYHDRLDMHEVKDFNIPII, translated from the coding sequence ATGAAACAATTTATTAAATTTGATATTGATTTACGTAATGATGACCGTTTAAACAATGATACTCGCTTGGCATATGCATACTTATACGACCGCATGCAATCTTCAATCAAGCGCCGTGAATTTTTTGATAAAAAAGTAAATGCATACTATGTAATTTATACCGTTGAAGAAATGATTAAAGACTTAGGTGTTGGTCGCAATACAGTAATTAACGTCTACAAAAAACTAGCTAAGTTAGGATATGTGATTAAGAAAAAAGTATTCAATGGCGCCACCAGATTCTTTTTACCCCATTTTCATGATGATAGTGCAGATTCTAAACCTACCCAAGTTGATTCTAGCAACTCTAATCAAACTAACTCTAAACAAATAACATCTAAGACAGCTGTTACAGCAGAAGCTAATATTCATCACCAAAATAAACCGGTTAACATTAGTGAATTTGATTTAATGCAGAATGTGGTGGATGGTTTAAAAGCTAAAGCAGCCTTTGAGCCGGACTTAATTAATACGTTAGTGAAATATTCTGAAAATGCGCATTGTTTGTATCAATATGCACAACTTATTTTTAAAACTAAAAAAGCTTCACTTAAGCGTGCCATTAAACACGGCTACAGTGAAGCCCGTAAAGCCTTACATTTTGAAACAAACTGTTATATGCAAAGTAATTTAGTTAAAACGATGCGAAATTTAATTATCCAAACTCGCACTAATCATAAAATTCATAATAAATCTGCTTATATTGCCCAAGCGTTATATAAGTTTTTTGATGATGTCGTTTTAGATTATCATGATCGTCTTGATATGCATGAAGTTAAGGATTTTAACATCCCAATCATATAA
- a CDS encoding transposase produces MCDKIDLINWQPDSNHQAKIIDQVVESTLIDNVNSFNKFSQNENINLIKLLLFAYYKDIFSSRQINELVKEDLPSLWLTHGWIPSYKTICYFRTLDETDDLINQCMKSLDINLYSNHFLKVTVVNDNKCIITKHKYSFVWRGKMIYFDKLNFQEIISLLHDLNDAKYNNLIPKNSEVFSDNLDEIIIHLENCLDDIKKSSEKFR; encoded by the coding sequence TTGTGCGATAAAATAGATCTAATTAATTGGCAACCCGATAGCAATCATCAAGCTAAAATTATCGATCAGGTTGTCGAATCTACTTTAATTGATAATGTTAATTCATTTAATAAGTTTTCTCAAAATGAAAATATAAACTTAATTAAGTTATTGCTATTTGCGTATTATAAAGATATATTTAGCAGTCGCCAAATTAATGAATTAGTGAAGGAAGATTTACCATCTCTTTGGCTAACGCATGGATGGATTCCTTCGTATAAAACAATTTGTTATTTTCGAACTTTGGATGAGACCGATGATTTAATCAACCAGTGTATGAAGTCTTTGGATATAAATTTATATAGTAATCATTTTTTGAAAGTTACAGTGGTTAATGATAATAAATGTATAATTACTAAGCACAAGTATTCATTTGTTTGGCGTGGAAAAATGATTTATTTTGATAAGTTAAATTTTCAAGAGATAATTAGTTTACTTCACGATTTAAATGATGCTAAATATAATAATTTGATTCCTAAAAATTCAGAAGTATTTTCAGATAATCTAGATGAAATTATTATTCATTTAGAAAATTGTTTAGATGACATAAAAAAATCTTCCGAAAAATTTAGATGA